One window of the Sediminitomix flava genome contains the following:
- a CDS encoding glycosyl hydrolase family 18 protein, producing MDFHLRFENSTWSKALMVLLSCWLSFSAQVVFGQANSGASHSTTDHQKEIIGYFTQWDAWKDVNHGVPAKGAYNQLNIDYSQYTILNFSFFGVAKDGTLHSGDLRNKSIYQAGQVQEPGEILHPDVYSSWDYWLLYGELDLLWEVTPEAEAAGYTTNGTTWSNSQTGLSGQMPIPMPKEGGAPGLLELCKQNGVKAMASIGGWSMCKHFPEMARDPQLRANFINDCVTLINMGFDGIDLDWEYPGSVGMNIENYGQDDYQNFTTLVQEIRDAIGADKLITAAFSAQPAKLVDFEWAALEETMDYFNMMSYDFHGGWSNIAGHNSPLYSYEGEEYGAQSWNDTFQALVGMGVSPSKINMGVGFYGRGVITDGAADLNAPTVKVPKTVEPDGPVLTAGDFTNFGLFDATPTFRYIDDHTSDWTYHWDDEAKVPYLTKDNYFLSFDNEQSIQLKAEYVNDNNIGGVIVWHIFGDLDFQGIEETYASKLPYDSRTKAPLVNTLNSTFALNDGSPSIAFTAPTNNSVIEQSTSFDAITLSAIATDTDGAISSVTFKVNGGATINGTASGSSYTASFTPDAFGSYTVVATATDNSGATSSTQTTFSVLCVGGDCPNENPVVSIDAPIDGSTIQATSLAPISIEISASDLDGSIASTSIVVDGHTFTSSPASWTPSAFGDFTIEVTVTDDKGATASASSSVSIVETCGTPWSAQTFPTGSEVSYNGFLYKAGWEAGASQTPGTADVWKLQSACPGTVLDCSQYDEWDSATTYQSNGMEISFNGNVYSLLTWWSVGKDPELNPSVWSLLAPCDGGVVRDDAPSVDFVSPNGNTSFTQANFEAISIEISVSDDNTVVSSSIEVDGVTTNGTTASFTPSSYGDFVVTASATDDANQITTKSITLSILQPGLPSVSFSAPSNDEVFTVTSLSPISISVNTTDADNVEISVDGQTFNGTSASWIPSDFGSYTISATATNATGSVSETISVTVEEETVTEGCAGVEEYKSYAEGGIYNSGDQVSYEGILYEAQVNNLYNVLPGTANHWWKSLGPCTGSSNEAPVVSFTAPSNNATIIGLVATSIAVEASDADGTVASVSISVDGQTFDASSTSWTPSAYGVYTISATATDDQGASTTSSISVNVEEPQGPQVPVVSFTNLTDGQNIKQVNLSSISIVINATDADGTITASSISVDGQTFDGTTAFWTPSAFGSYTITASATDNENQTTTSSIQVTVSENVAFTDQVLVGYWHNWENASAPYMRLRDVDLSYNVINASFAEPTLRDIDNTMVFNPIDINNQGYEPTAASRQAFIEDVAYLQSLGKKVQISIGGANGVVHLDNETEQQKFVTSMIDIIETYGFDGMDIDLEGSSLTLNSGDLDFKNPTTPRIVYFIEGIKQIVAHFNGALMLTAAPETAYVQGGAIAYGGSWGGYLPILYALKDDLNFVHVQLYNTGSMLGLDGQAYTQGNSDFIVAMCEMMLQGFETKSPAGFFPAFREDQVAIGLPATPPAAPAGGYAEPSEVQAALNYLVNGIPFGGSYTMVNPSGYPNFRGMMTWSVNWDATGGYSYADNFETFFGPASRRAENVKEISVLEDVTAFPNPFSGKLSIKLSSESVQEVTLRFISVSGQVMEQEVHQVQGSKTIRMSLPKLDAGIYILQTISDDKVSTQKLIKE from the coding sequence ATGGACTTTCACTTACGCTTTGAAAACTCCACTTGGAGCAAGGCTTTAATGGTACTTTTAAGTTGTTGGCTATCTTTTTCAGCACAGGTTGTCTTCGGACAAGCCAACAGTGGAGCTAGCCACTCTACGACTGATCACCAAAAGGAAATCATCGGTTACTTCACTCAATGGGATGCATGGAAAGATGTAAACCACGGTGTTCCTGCAAAAGGAGCATACAATCAATTAAACATTGATTACTCTCAATACACCATCTTAAATTTCTCATTTTTTGGGGTTGCAAAAGACGGTACACTTCATAGTGGAGATTTGAGAAACAAAAGCATTTATCAAGCAGGACAAGTACAAGAACCGGGTGAAATTCTTCATCCAGATGTGTACAGCAGTTGGGATTACTGGTTGTTATACGGCGAACTAGATTTACTTTGGGAGGTAACCCCAGAAGCTGAGGCGGCAGGGTACACAACCAATGGAACTACTTGGTCAAATTCGCAAACGGGTCTTTCTGGTCAGATGCCAATCCCAATGCCCAAAGAAGGTGGTGCACCAGGGTTATTGGAATTATGTAAACAAAATGGAGTTAAAGCAATGGCTTCCATTGGTGGTTGGTCAATGTGTAAACATTTTCCTGAGATGGCTCGTGATCCTCAATTGAGAGCAAATTTTATAAATGACTGTGTTACCCTCATCAATATGGGGTTCGACGGGATTGATCTTGATTGGGAGTATCCGGGTTCTGTAGGAATGAATATTGAAAACTATGGTCAGGATGATTATCAAAACTTTACAACCTTAGTTCAAGAAATACGAGATGCTATTGGAGCCGATAAATTAATAACAGCGGCTTTCAGTGCTCAGCCTGCAAAATTAGTAGACTTCGAATGGGCAGCTCTGGAAGAAACGATGGATTACTTCAATATGATGAGTTATGACTTTCATGGAGGTTGGTCAAATATAGCAGGACATAATTCACCATTATATTCTTATGAAGGTGAAGAGTATGGAGCACAATCTTGGAATGATACCTTCCAAGCATTAGTAGGAATGGGTGTTAGCCCTTCTAAAATCAATATGGGAGTAGGTTTTTATGGTAGAGGTGTAATTACGGATGGTGCCGCAGACTTAAATGCACCTACGGTTAAAGTGCCAAAGACGGTAGAACCTGATGGCCCAGTTTTGACTGCTGGAGACTTTACAAACTTTGGATTATTCGATGCAACACCAACTTTCAGATACATTGATGATCATACTTCGGATTGGACATATCATTGGGATGATGAAGCAAAGGTTCCTTATCTGACAAAAGATAACTATTTCCTTAGTTTTGATAACGAACAATCTATTCAGCTTAAAGCAGAGTACGTCAACGATAATAACATTGGTGGAGTCATTGTATGGCATATATTTGGAGATTTGGATTTCCAAGGAATTGAAGAAACTTATGCGAGTAAATTGCCTTACGACTCTAGAACTAAAGCACCTCTAGTAAATACATTAAATAGTACTTTTGCCTTGAATGATGGCTCTCCAAGTATTGCATTTACAGCACCGACAAACAATAGTGTGATCGAACAATCTACCTCATTTGATGCGATTACACTTTCGGCTATAGCTACAGATACTGACGGTGCAATTTCTTCAGTAACTTTTAAAGTAAACGGTGGGGCTACAATTAATGGGACTGCTAGCGGAAGTTCTTACACTGCTTCATTTACACCAGATGCTTTCGGAAGTTATACAGTTGTAGCAACAGCTACAGATAATAGTGGAGCGACATCGAGTACACAAACTACTTTTAGTGTACTGTGTGTTGGTGGAGATTGTCCGAATGAAAATCCTGTAGTGAGCATAGATGCTCCTATAGATGGAAGTACAATTCAAGCGACAAGTCTTGCTCCTATTTCAATTGAAATTTCAGCATCTGATTTAGATGGAAGTATTGCTTCAACTTCTATAGTTGTAGATGGACATACTTTTACTTCTTCTCCAGCTTCTTGGACACCTTCTGCTTTTGGTGATTTTACTATTGAAGTAACCGTTACTGATGATAAAGGAGCAACTGCTTCTGCTAGTTCTTCGGTCTCAATCGTAGAAACTTGTGGAACTCCATGGTCGGCTCAAACATTTCCTACGGGTTCAGAAGTTTCTTACAACGGATTCTTGTATAAGGCAGGTTGGGAAGCAGGAGCATCTCAAACTCCGGGAACTGCTGATGTATGGAAGTTACAATCGGCTTGCCCTGGTACGGTGCTAGATTGCTCTCAATATGATGAATGGGATAGTGCTACGACTTATCAATCCAATGGAATGGAAATTTCTTTTAATGGAAATGTTTATTCTTTATTAACGTGGTGGTCTGTTGGTAAAGATCCTGAATTGAATCCGTCTGTTTGGAGTTTGCTAGCGCCATGCGATGGTGGTGTAGTGAGAGATGATGCTCCGTCTGTAGATTTCGTTAGTCCTAATGGAAATACATCCTTTACTCAAGCGAATTTTGAAGCCATTTCTATTGAAATTTCTGTTTCGGATGACAATACTGTGGTAAGCTCTAGCATTGAAGTGGATGGAGTGACAACAAATGGTACAACGGCTTCATTCACCCCTTCTTCATATGGTGATTTTGTAGTGACAGCTTCTGCTACTGACGATGCAAACCAAATAACAACTAAATCAATCACATTAAGTATACTTCAACCAGGTCTTCCTTCTGTGAGCTTTAGTGCACCATCAAATGATGAGGTATTTACGGTTACAAGTCTTTCTCCAATCTCAATTTCTGTGAATACAACAGACGCAGACAATGTAGAAATTTCTGTAGATGGTCAAACGTTCAATGGAACATCTGCCTCTTGGATTCCATCAGATTTTGGTTCTTATACCATTTCTGCAACAGCAACAAATGCTACGGGGTCTGTATCAGAAACGATATCGGTGACTGTGGAAGAAGAGACAGTGACGGAAGGTTGTGCAGGAGTAGAAGAATATAAAAGTTATGCCGAAGGAGGAATTTATAATAGTGGAGATCAAGTGAGCTATGAAGGAATTCTGTATGAAGCTCAAGTAAATAACCTTTATAATGTATTACCAGGAACGGCCAACCATTGGTGGAAATCTCTTGGGCCATGTACTGGTTCTAGTAATGAAGCGCCGGTAGTAAGTTTTACAGCTCCTTCAAATAATGCTACAATCATAGGTCTAGTGGCTACTTCAATTGCTGTTGAGGCTTCTGATGCTGATGGAACTGTTGCAAGTGTTTCTATTTCTGTAGATGGTCAAACTTTCGATGCTAGTTCAACATCTTGGACGCCTTCAGCATATGGTGTTTATACCATTTCAGCAACGGCTACAGATGATCAAGGAGCTTCTACAACAAGTTCTATTTCAGTAAATGTAGAAGAACCTCAAGGGCCACAAGTACCTGTAGTTAGCTTTACAAACTTGACTGATGGACAGAATATTAAGCAGGTAAATCTGTCAAGTATTTCGATTGTAATCAATGCAACGGATGCAGATGGTACAATTACAGCCTCTTCTATTTCTGTAGACGGACAAACATTTGATGGAACTACTGCTTTTTGGACACCTTCAGCATTTGGAAGTTACACCATTACAGCAAGTGCTACAGATAACGAAAACCAAACTACAACTTCAAGTATTCAGGTTACCGTATCTGAAAATGTAGCCTTTACAGATCAAGTTCTTGTAGGTTACTGGCACAACTGGGAAAATGCGAGTGCTCCATATATGAGATTGAGAGATGTGGATCTTTCATACAATGTAATCAATGCGTCATTTGCAGAGCCTACACTCAGAGATATTGATAACACAATGGTTTTCAATCCGATTGATATAAACAACCAAGGGTATGAACCTACGGCAGCATCTCGTCAGGCATTTATTGAAGATGTGGCTTACTTGCAAAGTTTGGGTAAGAAAGTTCAAATCTCGATAGGTGGAGCAAATGGTGTTGTTCATCTGGACAATGAAACAGAGCAACAAAAATTTGTTACGTCTATGATCGACATTATAGAGACATATGGTTTTGACGGGATGGATATTGACTTAGAAGGTTCTTCTCTAACCCTAAATAGCGGAGACCTTGATTTCAAAAATCCTACAACGCCACGTATTGTCTACTTTATAGAGGGGATTAAACAAATTGTAGCTCACTTCAACGGAGCCTTAATGCTGACAGCAGCTCCTGAGACCGCTTATGTACAAGGTGGAGCTATAGCTTATGGTGGTTCTTGGGGGGGATACCTTCCTATTCTTTATGCCTTGAAAGATGACCTAAACTTCGTTCATGTTCAGTTGTACAACACGGGTAGTATGCTTGGGCTTGACGGGCAGGCTTACACACAAGGGAATTCAGATTTCATTGTAGCGATGTGTGAAATGATGCTTCAAGGTTTTGAAACAAAGAGTCCAGCAGGTTTCTTCCCTGCTTTCAGAGAAGATCAAGTAGCGATCGGATTGCCAGCCACGCCTCCTGCTGCTCCAGCTGGTGGATATGCAGAGCCAAGTGAAGTACAAGCGGCTTTGAATTACTTGGTAAACGGTATTCCTTTCGGAGGAAGTTACACCATGGTAAATCCTTCTGGATATCCTAACTTCAGAGGTATGATGACTTGGTCGGTAAACTGGGATGCTACAGGTGGTTATAGTTATGCCGATAACTTTGAAACATTCTTTGGGCCAGCTTCAAGAAGGGCTGAAAATGTAAAAGAAATTTCGGTATTGGAAGATGTAACAGCATTCCCTAATCCATTTAGTGGTAAACTGAGTATCAAACTTTCTTCTGAGTCTGTTCAAGAAGTAACGCTTAGATTTATTAGTGTTTCAGGTCAAGTAATGGAACAAGAGGTACACCAAGTACAAGGCTCTAAAACAATCCGTATGTCATTACCGAAACTAGATGCAGGAATCTATATTCTTCAAACTATTTCTGATGATAAAGTATCAACGCAAAAGTTGATTAAGGAATAG
- a CDS encoding DUF3857 domain-containing protein, whose product MNKRYIVQLIFNVFSSKRYFFKYLYFFVLVLLMSVTQTLAQVNLRGFEIATTPSWVKKYPKPKLEDNYKLDLVLIQSDEQYNHITKESFSHYYYYLNNIDGLNKIKSFFWKYEPSYQVCKVNVVNIHRGDRIIPMNTQLHTEFELYGKQIGGNRYDEDAKIKVFFEGVSVGDIIEIAYTIEGIQPDIYGKLERIHYSYQQKFRGKDIVRIVYSNDQPLFYRTLNYDVESKISIGSTYSSIEFESSNNKELNFPEVPQWYSTNRKIYFFESDSWEDYIKLNLKNFKLEEVPSKKVKDKVQELTKSITTKPDKINAILNYSQKDIHYLDYGLINPKRPETVLTQGFGDCKSKSLLTIKMLECLGIESWPLIVKYNGFDKRLLDVYSGQTFDHCVLEFVFNGDTLIYDPTNVPQKGGLNDKFTKDFKYGLRIKKEEKEITKLKHHSDNSLNVFVSMDTKDDGWGKYYVNWKIDFGGQIANLKNDLYVEGGVNSVFESISKELLGYTYITSSDYNLSFSFEKERPNSILNIKSKENSYIFDDNSDGATVFLPRPLYSWFKIPKPEDLGEYFTLPKVIKTNQTFKIPLTEWIDFTSDSSNFENDWIKYKKKTWIEDDTIYASYSAETYKTFLDSSSYQDVVETIDHLKKDMTILLEKNIHSETATNRRYMFYILRASLLVLVIFTVWLIIRFRKKRRALIHKLRSDITRLEKEIEDLSI is encoded by the coding sequence ATGAATAAGAGATATATAGTGCAACTAATCTTTAATGTTTTTAGCTCCAAAAGATATTTTTTTAAATACTTATATTTTTTTGTTCTGGTATTACTAATGTCTGTAACCCAAACATTAGCCCAAGTTAATTTAAGAGGGTTTGAAATTGCTACAACACCAAGTTGGGTGAAAAAATACCCGAAGCCAAAGCTTGAGGATAATTATAAGCTTGATTTAGTACTAATTCAAAGTGATGAACAATATAATCATATTACGAAAGAAAGTTTTAGTCATTACTATTATTACCTAAATAACATAGATGGTTTAAATAAGATAAAATCATTTTTTTGGAAATATGAACCAAGCTATCAAGTGTGTAAGGTCAATGTGGTAAATATACACAGAGGTGATCGTATCATACCAATGAATACCCAATTGCATACCGAGTTTGAGTTATATGGTAAACAAATTGGGGGAAATCGATATGATGAAGATGCTAAAATCAAAGTCTTTTTTGAAGGAGTGTCTGTTGGGGACATTATTGAGATCGCATATACAATTGAAGGTATACAGCCGGATATATATGGCAAACTTGAACGGATACATTATTCTTACCAGCAAAAATTCAGAGGAAAGGACATTGTAAGAATTGTATATTCAAACGATCAACCTTTATTTTATAGAACTCTGAATTACGATGTTGAATCAAAAATTTCTATTGGAAGTACCTACTCCTCTATCGAATTTGAGTCAAGTAATAATAAAGAATTGAATTTCCCTGAAGTACCTCAATGGTATTCGACCAACCGAAAAATCTATTTCTTTGAAAGCGATTCATGGGAGGATTATATAAAATTAAACCTAAAAAATTTTAAGCTGGAGGAGGTCCCCTCAAAAAAAGTCAAAGATAAAGTTCAAGAACTCACCAAAAGTATAACAACTAAACCCGATAAGATTAATGCGATTTTAAATTATAGTCAAAAAGATATTCATTATTTAGATTATGGTTTGATCAACCCAAAACGCCCCGAAACAGTATTAACACAAGGTTTTGGCGATTGTAAATCAAAATCACTTTTAACTATTAAAATGTTAGAGTGTCTAGGGATTGAGTCTTGGCCGTTAATAGTAAAGTATAACGGCTTTGATAAAAGGCTATTAGATGTATACAGTGGCCAGACATTTGATCATTGTGTACTAGAGTTTGTTTTTAATGGTGATACGTTAATATATGATCCTACAAATGTTCCTCAGAAAGGAGGACTTAATGATAAATTTACTAAGGATTTTAAGTACGGATTAAGAATTAAAAAAGAAGAAAAAGAGATCACAAAACTAAAACACCATTCAGATAATTCGTTAAATGTATTTGTTTCAATGGATACAAAAGATGACGGATGGGGAAAATATTATGTGAATTGGAAAATTGATTTTGGAGGTCAAATAGCCAATTTAAAGAATGATCTATATGTAGAGGGAGGTGTAAATTCTGTTTTTGAGTCAATTTCAAAAGAATTACTTGGATATACTTACATTACAAGCTCTGATTATAATTTATCATTTTCATTTGAAAAAGAGAGACCTAACTCCATTCTCAATATCAAATCAAAAGAAAATTCATACATATTTGACGATAATTCAGATGGTGCAACAGTATTTTTACCACGACCTCTATATTCTTGGTTTAAAATTCCTAAACCGGAAGACTTAGGGGAATATTTTACGCTACCCAAAGTGATAAAAACTAATCAAACATTTAAGATACCATTAACTGAATGGATCGATTTCACATCAGATAGTTCAAATTTTGAAAATGATTGGATAAAGTATAAGAAAAAGACTTGGATTGAGGATGATACCATTTATGCTTCTTATTCAGCTGAAACCTATAAAACTTTTTTAGATTCATCTAGTTACCAAGATGTTGTGGAGACGATTGACCATCTGAAGAAGGATATGACGATTTTATTAGAGAAGAATATACACTCTGAGACAGCAACAAATAGAAGATATATGTTTTACATATTAAGGGCTTCATTACTTGTCTTAGTTATATTCACAGTTTGGTTAATTATAAGATTTAGAAAAAAGCGTAGGGCTCTAATTCATAAGCTTCGTTCTGATATCACACGATTAGAAAAAGAAATAGAGGATTTATCTATTTGA
- a CDS encoding helix-turn-helix domain-containing protein encodes MKKLKLLKKLPSLALVRLVLFILILLPFQGISQVVLKVDEVPKFTPNGESIFVTGTFNNWQVADSSFMLAFDSTSSTWEISLPKEIRSFEYNFSRGSNLSMEANALGEVEDKRVYIAPLEASDTVLVHKIEKWSDLASDVTIRLKSIPLNTPSEAKIFLAADFNDWNIADSTYLVTNKNGVFEVVIPAQIDSFHYKFTRGSWSSVEGGYSGGFRPNRFYSKKSDKPETIAVIISSWEDLSENVLSLYSFIGLVFSTVGLLILSMLFSIDRGGQTYVQTLFILILLYTFAFIIKVMSDDAELFSVIPHVYLLPDLLWFSYGPLYLFFVYQMIKREIDQEVKPKWYWWSGGIIHFCLLLPLLIKPTEELKSSIINQEYSDQIYLISFVSLLFNVLIWLKTYHLIQKASRYGAEALPIFRIKLLKRLQWIFLAILVVWSFSFLIGIFDFYSENMLLPYVDVSIKMTWLMLGLPSVFITYYALKYPSLLKRKIGILKTPKEASPTSFSNDILKFKYTLEHLIKDEKIYLNPTLTMKEVATMIGTNTHTLSHLINESYKKNFNDYINSHRIKEFIHRVSNAEEESNFSELSVEVGFNSKSTFNRAFKKVTGFTPRAYFKQTVEN; translated from the coding sequence ATGAAAAAACTAAAACTGCTGAAAAAACTACCAAGCTTAGCTTTGGTAAGGCTTGTTCTATTTATCTTAATTCTTTTACCTTTTCAAGGTATAAGTCAAGTTGTTTTAAAGGTGGATGAAGTTCCTAAGTTCACACCTAATGGGGAGTCGATCTTTGTGACTGGAACATTCAATAATTGGCAAGTAGCAGACTCTTCTTTTATGCTCGCCTTTGATTCTACTTCTAGCACTTGGGAGATAAGTTTACCAAAAGAAATACGCTCTTTTGAGTATAATTTTTCGAGAGGTAGTAATTTATCTATGGAAGCCAATGCCTTGGGAGAGGTGGAAGATAAAAGAGTTTATATAGCTCCATTAGAAGCTTCTGATACAGTTTTGGTACACAAAATTGAGAAGTGGTCGGATTTAGCTTCAGATGTAACTATTAGACTAAAGAGTATTCCTTTGAATACACCCTCAGAAGCTAAAATATTTTTGGCGGCAGATTTTAATGATTGGAATATTGCTGACTCTACTTATTTGGTCACAAATAAGAATGGCGTATTTGAAGTAGTGATACCAGCACAAATAGATTCATTTCATTACAAGTTCACAAGAGGCTCTTGGAGTTCGGTTGAAGGAGGATATAGTGGCGGTTTCAGACCAAATCGATTTTACAGTAAAAAATCAGATAAGCCAGAGACGATTGCAGTAATTATAAGCAGTTGGGAAGATTTAAGTGAAAATGTACTTAGTCTATATTCATTTATAGGCTTAGTGTTTAGTACTGTTGGGTTGTTAATTCTATCCATGCTTTTTAGTATTGATAGAGGAGGTCAGACTTATGTTCAAACTTTATTCATTCTGATTTTACTTTACACTTTTGCATTTATCATCAAAGTGATGTCCGATGATGCAGAGCTGTTCAGTGTAATTCCTCATGTATATTTACTTCCCGATTTATTGTGGTTTTCCTATGGCCCCCTATACTTGTTCTTTGTTTATCAAATGATAAAAAGGGAAATTGATCAAGAAGTAAAACCAAAATGGTATTGGTGGAGTGGTGGCATCATTCATTTTTGCTTGCTCTTACCTTTATTGATTAAGCCTACCGAAGAATTGAAGTCATCAATTATCAATCAAGAGTATAGTGATCAAATATATCTTATCAGCTTTGTTTCGTTGTTGTTCAATGTATTGATCTGGTTAAAGACCTATCACCTAATTCAAAAAGCAAGCAGGTATGGTGCAGAAGCTTTGCCTATATTTAGGATAAAACTCTTAAAAAGACTACAATGGATATTTTTGGCCATATTGGTAGTTTGGAGTTTTAGTTTCTTGATCGGCATATTTGATTTCTACTCTGAAAACATGCTTTTGCCTTATGTAGATGTAAGTATCAAGATGACTTGGCTAATGCTTGGCTTACCCTCAGTATTCATCACTTATTATGCTTTAAAATATCCGTCTTTACTTAAACGTAAAATAGGGATACTAAAAACACCAAAGGAAGCTTCTCCAACGTCTTTCAGTAATGATATTTTAAAATTTAAATACACCTTAGAGCATTTGATTAAGGATGAAAAAATATACCTAAATCCTACATTAACGATGAAAGAGGTCGCTACTATGATTGGAACAAATACTCATACCTTGTCACATCTGATTAATGAATCTTACAAAAAAAACTTTAATGACTATATCAATTCTCATAGAATTAAAGAGTTTATTCATCGCGTAAGTAATGCTGAAGAGGAATCCAATTTTAGCGAGTTATCGGTTGAAGTGGGTTTCAATTCAAAGTCAACTTTCAATAGAGCATTTAAAAAGGTAACAGGCTTTACACCTCGAGCATATTTTAAACAAACAGTCGAGAATTAA